A single window of Pseudomonas lijiangensis DNA harbors:
- a CDS encoding monovalent cation:proton antiporter-2 (CPA2) family protein, with product MPHEGSLLQAAVVFLLAAVLTVPLAKRLQLGAVLGYLFAGVIIGPSVLKLIDNPESVSHISELGVVLLLFIIGLELSPKRLWVMRKAVFGVGMAQVLLTGLVIGCVALLAFEQPLNTAVVLGLGLALSSTAFGLQSLAERKELNSPHGRLAFAILLFQDIAAIPLIAMVPLLAGTSHEQELSSHESLLHSLQVLGSIAIVVVGGRYLLRPVFRIVAKTKIQEVSTATALLVVMGTAWLMELVGVSMALGAFLAGLLLADSEYRHELEAQIEPFKGLLLGLFFISVGMGANISLLFSSPVIVLGLTFLLIALKFPLLFFIGRLAGGLSKQNALSLGLVLAAGGEFAFVVFKIGNQQGLFEPELYDILILAITLSMAMTPLLFMAMARWIKPKVKPVEVPDEYRDINTDSPRVVIAGMGRMGQIVARILRAQNIPFVALDTAVESIEFSRSFGNVPVFYGDPMKPEILRAAKVHEAEFFIIATDDPDTNIKTAELIRKLYPDMKIIARARNRQHVHRLIDVGAQAVRETFYSSLEMSRQTLLGLGLSQAQADARISRFKRHDEQVLAAQHLVYDDEAKLLQTAREARKELAQLFEADRQEEESGK from the coding sequence ATGCCCCATGAAGGCAGCCTGCTACAGGCCGCAGTCGTGTTCCTGCTCGCCGCCGTATTGACTGTTCCGCTGGCCAAGCGCCTGCAACTGGGCGCCGTGCTGGGCTATTTATTCGCGGGCGTCATCATCGGCCCTTCAGTACTCAAACTCATCGACAACCCGGAAAGCGTCAGCCATATCTCGGAACTCGGGGTGGTGTTGCTGCTGTTCATCATCGGCCTGGAGCTGTCCCCAAAACGTTTATGGGTGATGCGCAAGGCGGTCTTTGGTGTCGGCATGGCGCAAGTGCTGCTGACCGGTCTGGTGATTGGCTGTGTTGCCCTGCTAGCCTTCGAGCAACCCCTGAATACAGCTGTGGTGCTGGGTCTGGGTCTCGCATTGTCTTCCACCGCTTTCGGCCTGCAAAGCCTGGCCGAGCGCAAGGAGTTGAACAGCCCCCACGGGCGTCTGGCGTTTGCCATTCTGCTGTTTCAGGACATCGCTGCCATCCCGCTGATTGCCATGGTTCCGTTGCTGGCTGGCACCAGCCACGAGCAAGAACTCAGTTCCCATGAAAGCCTGCTCCACAGCCTGCAGGTGCTGGGCAGCATCGCAATTGTGGTGGTCGGCGGTCGCTACCTGCTGCGCCCGGTGTTTCGCATCGTGGCCAAGACCAAGATCCAGGAAGTGTCCACAGCCACCGCCCTGCTGGTGGTCATGGGGACGGCCTGGTTGATGGAGCTGGTGGGCGTGTCCATGGCGCTGGGCGCCTTCCTGGCCGGTCTGCTGCTGGCAGACTCCGAATACCGGCACGAACTCGAAGCGCAGATCGAGCCTTTCAAAGGGCTGTTGCTGGGGCTGTTTTTCATCAGCGTCGGGATGGGCGCCAATATCAGTCTGCTGTTCAGTTCACCGGTGATTGTGCTGGGGCTGACATTTCTGCTGATTGCCCTGAAGTTTCCTCTGCTGTTTTTCATCGGGCGTCTGGCAGGCGGGTTGAGTAAACAGAATGCCCTGAGCCTGGGGCTGGTGCTGGCCGCAGGGGGTGAATTCGCTTTCGTTGTCTTCAAGATCGGCAATCAGCAAGGTCTGTTCGAACCCGAGCTGTACGACATTCTGATCCTGGCCATTACTCTCTCGATGGCCATGACGCCGCTGCTGTTCATGGCCATGGCTCGCTGGATCAAGCCCAAGGTCAAGCCTGTCGAGGTGCCGGACGAGTACCGCGATATCAATACCGACAGCCCTCGCGTGGTGATTGCCGGCATGGGCCGTATGGGCCAGATCGTGGCGCGTATTCTGCGAGCGCAGAATATCCCTTTCGTGGCGCTGGATACTGCGGTGGAATCCATCGAGTTCTCGCGCAGCTTCGGCAATGTACCGGTGTTCTACGGCGATCCGATGAAACCGGAAATCCTGCGGGCGGCCAAGGTTCATGAGGCGGAGTTCTTTATCATCGCCACCGATGACCCCGACACCAACATCAAGACCGCCGAGCTGATCCGCAAGTTGTACCCGGACATGAAGATCATCGCCCGCGCCCGTAACCGCCAGCACGTCCATCGCCTGATCGACGTGGGCGCCCAGGCGGTACGTGAAACCTTCTATTCCAGTCTGGAAATGAGCCGTCAGACCTTGCTGGGCCTAGGTTTGAGCCAAGCCCAGGCCGACGCGCGAATCAGCCGCTTCAAGCGTCACGACGAGCAGGTACTGGCTGCCCAGCATCTGGTGTATGACGACGAAGCCAAGCTTCTGCAAACCGCACGGGAAGCCAGGAAGGAACTGGCGCAGTTGTTCGAGGCGGACCGTCAGGAAGAGGAATCAGGCAAGTAG
- a CDS encoding molybdopterin molybdotransferase MoeA: MNAPQALMPVEQAIARLLEMAEASPITERERVPLAEAQGRVLAVDLISTLDLPPWPNSAMDGYALRLADWNGEPLSVSQRIFAGQAPEPLAAGTCARIFTGAPMPEGADCVEMQENAEVLDDQRVRFTEPLKPGQNIRPQGQETTVGDKVLATGTRLGPIELGLAASLGLAELEVIRRVRVAVLSTGDELIEPGQPLGPGQIYNSNRVLLCSWLKRLECEVVDAGILPDDLEKTRAALAGLNEVDLILSTGGVSVGEADFLGHALREEGELSLWKLAIKPGKPLTFGHFRGVPVIGLPGNPASTLVTFALLARAYLLRRQGVADVTPMQFPVPAGFVWRKAGNRREYLRGRLEQGRAVAYSNQSSGVLRSAAWADGLIEVREGSTVAEGDWVNFIPLSEVLG; encoded by the coding sequence ATGAACGCACCTCAGGCCCTGATGCCTGTCGAACAAGCCATTGCGCGTCTGCTGGAAATGGCCGAAGCCTCGCCCATCACCGAGCGTGAACGGGTTCCGCTGGCCGAAGCCCAGGGTCGTGTGTTGGCGGTGGACCTGATTTCCACCCTTGACCTGCCGCCCTGGCCCAACAGCGCCATGGACGGTTACGCCTTGCGTCTGGCGGACTGGAACGGCGAGCCGCTGTCCGTCAGCCAGAGAATCTTCGCCGGGCAGGCTCCCGAGCCATTGGCAGCCGGCACTTGCGCACGGATCTTCACCGGCGCTCCCATGCCGGAAGGTGCCGATTGCGTCGAGATGCAGGAAAACGCCGAAGTCCTGGATGACCAGCGCGTACGCTTTACCGAACCACTGAAGCCTGGCCAGAACATCCGTCCCCAAGGACAGGAAACCACGGTCGGCGACAAGGTGCTGGCGACGGGGACTCGCCTGGGGCCTATCGAGCTGGGGCTCGCGGCATCCCTGGGGTTGGCTGAGCTGGAAGTCATACGCCGGGTCCGTGTGGCCGTGCTGTCCACTGGCGATGAGTTGATCGAACCCGGTCAGCCCTTGGGTCCCGGGCAGATCTACAACAGTAATCGCGTGCTGCTGTGCAGTTGGTTGAAGCGTCTTGAGTGCGAAGTCGTGGATGCCGGCATCCTGCCGGACGATCTGGAAAAGACCCGTGCTGCATTGGCGGGGCTCAACGAGGTCGACCTGATCCTGTCCACGGGCGGCGTATCCGTAGGCGAAGCGGACTTCCTCGGCCATGCGCTGCGCGAAGAGGGCGAGCTGTCGTTGTGGAAGCTGGCGATCAAGCCGGGCAAGCCGCTGACCTTCGGCCATTTCCGTGGCGTGCCGGTGATCGGCCTGCCGGGTAATCCGGCGTCCACGCTGGTCACTTTTGCGTTGTTGGCTCGCGCCTATCTGCTCCGCCGTCAGGGTGTTGCAGATGTCACGCCCATGCAGTTTCCCGTCCCGGCCGGATTCGTCTGGCGCAAGGCAGGCAATCGTCGCGAATACCTGCGCGGGCGTCTGGAGCAGGGGCGCGCCGTGGCCTACAGCAACCAAAGCTCCGGCGTTCTGCGCAGTGCGGCCTGGGCCGACGGTTTGATCGAGGTTCGCGAAGGCAGCACGGTTGCTGAAGGTGACTGGGTCAATTTCATTCCCTTGAGTGAAGTGCTGGGCTGA
- a CDS encoding Ldh family oxidoreductase has product MSATRDNDQVRTVSYQQLADLLQQIFLAHGTSPQTARVLAENCASAQRDGSHSHGIFRIPGYLSSLASGWVDGQAVPVVEDVAAAFVRVDAANGFAQPALEAARSLLVEKVAHAGIGILAIRNSHHFAALWPDVEPFAQQGLVALSVVNSMTCVVPHGAQQPLFGTNPIAFAAPRAGGEPVVFDLATSAIAHGDVQIAAREGRMLPAGMGVDRNGQPTEDPKAILEGGALLPFGGYKGSALSMMVELLAAGLTGGNFSFEFDWSKHPGAQTPWTGQLLIVIDPDRGGSGQQFAQRSEELVRQMQGAGQERIPGDRRYALRARSLADGIDIEVSDWERLEALARS; this is encoded by the coding sequence ATGTCCGCAACTCGTGATAATGATCAGGTCAGGACGGTTTCGTATCAGCAGTTGGCCGATCTGCTTCAGCAGATATTTCTGGCCCATGGTACTTCGCCGCAGACCGCTCGCGTATTGGCCGAAAACTGCGCCAGCGCACAGCGTGATGGCTCCCACAGCCATGGCATCTTTCGCATTCCAGGCTACCTGTCGTCCCTGGCCAGTGGCTGGGTCGATGGCCAGGCGGTGCCTGTGGTCGAAGATGTTGCCGCAGCCTTCGTCAGGGTCGATGCTGCCAACGGCTTTGCCCAGCCAGCCCTGGAGGCGGCTCGCTCACTGCTTGTAGAAAAGGTCGCACATGCCGGGATCGGGATTCTGGCCATTCGCAACTCTCATCATTTCGCGGCGCTATGGCCGGATGTCGAACCCTTTGCCCAACAGGGCCTTGTGGCGCTGAGTGTGGTCAACAGCATGACCTGCGTCGTGCCCCATGGTGCGCAACAACCGCTGTTTGGCACCAACCCGATTGCCTTTGCGGCGCCCCGTGCCGGTGGTGAGCCGGTGGTGTTCGATCTGGCGACCAGCGCCATCGCCCATGGCGATGTCCAGATCGCCGCAAGGGAAGGGCGAATGCTGCCAGCGGGCATGGGCGTGGATCGCAATGGACAGCCCACCGAAGACCCCAAGGCCATTCTCGAGGGCGGGGCACTGTTGCCGTTTGGTGGCTACAAGGGCTCGGCACTGTCCATGATGGTGGAGCTGCTGGCTGCCGGGCTGACCGGCGGGAATTTCTCGTTCGAATTCGACTGGTCGAAACACCCCGGTGCCCAGACACCCTGGACCGGACAACTGCTTATCGTCATCGACCCGGACAGAGGCGGCAGCGGCCAGCAATTTGCCCAGCGCAGCGAAGAGCTGGTCAGGCAGATGCAGGGAGCAGGGCAGGAGCGTATTCCCGGGGACCGCCGCTATGCGCTGCGCGCCCGGTCGCTGGCCGATGGAATCGATATCGAGGTGAGCGACTGGGAGCGCCTGGAGGCACTTGCCAGGTCGTGA
- the moaB gene encoding molybdenum cofactor biosynthesis protein B, producing MKAKADTPFVPLNIAVLTVSDTRTFENDTSGQMFVDRLTEAGHGLIERVLLKDDLYKIRAQVATWIADEQVQVVLITGGTGFTGRDSTPEAVSCLLDKQVDGFGELFRQISVPDIGTSTIQSRALAGLSNGTLVCCLPGSTNAVRTAWDGILSQQLDSRFRPCNFVPHLRQAEPCATRG from the coding sequence ATGAAAGCCAAGGCTGACACACCTTTTGTACCCCTGAATATCGCCGTCCTGACCGTCAGCGATACCCGCACCTTTGAAAACGACACCTCGGGGCAGATGTTCGTCGATCGCCTGACTGAAGCCGGTCATGGCTTGATCGAGCGCGTCCTGCTCAAGGATGACCTGTACAAGATCCGCGCCCAGGTTGCGACCTGGATTGCCGATGAACAGGTTCAGGTCGTGCTGATCACTGGCGGCACAGGCTTTACCGGACGTGACAGCACGCCGGAAGCCGTGAGCTGCCTGCTGGACAAGCAGGTCGATGGTTTCGGCGAGCTGTTCCGGCAGATTTCCGTACCGGATATCGGCACCTCGACCATTCAGTCCCGTGCGCTGGCCGGTCTGTCCAACGGTACGCTGGTCTGCTGCCTGCCGGGCTCCACCAACGCGGTGCGTACGGCCTGGGACGGAATTCTGTCTCAACAGCTGGATTCGCGTTTCCGCCCGTGCAATTTCGTGCCGCACCTCAGGCAGGCCGAGCCCTGCGCCACCCGTGGTTGA
- a CDS encoding shikimate dehydrogenase has translation MTQIEKPSILAGLIGSGIQASRTPSMHEHEGDAQGLRYLYRLIDIDALKLDINALPRLLEGAQNTGFTGLNITFPCKQAVIPLLDELSDEARGIGAVNTVVFKDGKRIGHNTDCLGFAEGLHRGLAQAPRQHVVQMGAGGAGAAVAHALLSSGVQHLSVFEVEPERARGLVDNLNACFGVGRAQVGLDLPGAMAEADGLVNTTPVGMAKLPGTPLPVELLRPELWVAEIIYFPLETELLKHARALGCRTLDGSTMAVFQAVKAFELFSGRPADAERMMDHFHSL, from the coding sequence ATGACCCAGATTGAAAAACCGTCCATTCTCGCCGGCCTGATCGGCTCAGGTATCCAGGCCTCACGAACCCCGTCGATGCATGAGCATGAAGGCGATGCCCAGGGTTTGCGCTATCTGTATCGGCTGATCGATATCGACGCCCTCAAGCTGGATATCAACGCCCTGCCGCGCCTGCTGGAAGGCGCCCAGAACACGGGGTTCACAGGCCTCAACATCACCTTCCCCTGCAAACAGGCCGTCATTCCTCTACTGGACGAACTGTCCGACGAGGCTCGCGGCATTGGCGCGGTCAACACCGTGGTCTTCAAGGATGGCAAGCGCATCGGCCATAACACCGACTGCCTGGGTTTTGCCGAAGGCTTGCATCGCGGCCTGGCTCAGGCTCCGCGTCAGCATGTGGTGCAGATGGGCGCTGGCGGGGCTGGCGCTGCCGTGGCCCATGCGTTGCTCAGTTCAGGCGTGCAGCATTTGAGCGTTTTCGAGGTGGAACCTGAACGTGCCCGTGGCCTGGTGGATAACCTCAACGCCTGCTTCGGGGTCGGCCGGGCTCAGGTGGGACTCGATCTGCCGGGCGCAATGGCCGAAGCCGACGGGCTGGTGAATACCACACCCGTGGGCATGGCCAAATTGCCCGGCACGCCATTACCGGTGGAGCTGCTGCGCCCCGAACTCTGGGTGGCGGAAATCATTTACTTCCCGCTGGAAACCGAACTGCTCAAGCATGCCCGCGCACTGGGCTGCCGCACCCTCGACGGCTCGACCATGGCCGTGTTTCAGGCGGTGAAGGCATTCGAGCTGTTCAGCGGTCGCCCTGCCGATGCAGAGCGCATGATGGACCACTTCCACAGCCTGTAA
- the map gene encoding type I methionyl aminopeptidase yields MSRGITLKTEQDLVQLRIAGRMAAEVLAMIAPHVKAGVSTEALDDICNEYIVKELKVIPANVGYHGFTKTTCISPNAVVCHGIPSPTDILKDGDIVNIDVAVIKDGWYGDTSRMYLVGEVSPLAKRLVETTYEATRAGIHAVRPGATLGDIGHAIQTVAHREGFSVVREYCGHGIGRTYHEEPQVLHYGTAGKGLKLKPGMVFTIEPMINAGRPETKALADGWTVLTRDLSLSAQWEHMVAVTQTGFELLTPWPDGTGEYAPI; encoded by the coding sequence ATGAGCCGCGGTATCACGCTCAAGACCGAACAGGATCTGGTCCAGTTGCGCATTGCGGGCCGCATGGCTGCAGAAGTACTGGCCATGATTGCGCCCCATGTGAAGGCCGGTGTCAGCACCGAAGCCCTCGATGACATCTGCAACGAGTACATTGTCAAAGAGCTGAAAGTCATCCCGGCGAACGTGGGTTATCACGGCTTCACCAAGACCACCTGCATTTCGCCCAATGCCGTGGTCTGCCACGGCATTCCTTCGCCGACGGACATCCTCAAGGACGGCGATATCGTCAATATCGATGTGGCGGTCATCAAGGATGGCTGGTATGGCGATACCAGCCGCATGTACCTGGTGGGGGAAGTCAGTCCGCTGGCCAAGCGGCTGGTCGAGACCACCTATGAAGCCACACGTGCCGGTATCCATGCCGTGCGTCCCGGTGCCACGCTGGGTGATATCGGCCACGCCATCCAGACGGTTGCACACCGCGAAGGCTTCAGTGTCGTGCGCGAGTACTGCGGCCATGGCATCGGCCGCACTTATCACGAAGAGCCGCAGGTTCTGCACTACGGCACTGCTGGCAAGGGCCTCAAGCTCAAGCCGGGAATGGTGTTTACCATCGAGCCGATGATCAACGCCGGCAGGCCGGAAACCAAGGCTCTGGCGGATGGCTGGACAGTGCTGACACGCGATCTGTCCTTGTCCGCCCAGTGGGAGCATATGGTTGCCGTGACCCAGACGGGGTTTGAGTTGTTGACACCCTGGCCTGATGGCACGGGCGAATACGCCCCGATCTGA
- a CDS encoding Fe2+/Zn2+ uptake regulation protein gives MFNRQGITTRTMLRQTALSAQAESPAAETDRPGNEHIRLLLKSFGLRTSLVRLKVLDALLAANDEGQTLGVRGVHSQLLRLDVPLSFLSVREVLKRLCDEGVINLNADKTYSLHPRAWEWLSESNKD, from the coding sequence ATGTTCAATCGTCAAGGAATTACAACCCGCACGATGCTCCGGCAGACGGCCCTTTCTGCCCAGGCAGAATCGCCCGCCGCAGAAACCGATCGCCCCGGCAATGAACATATAAGGCTGCTGCTGAAAAGTTTTGGTCTGCGCACCAGCCTCGTCAGGCTGAAGGTCCTGGATGCGCTGCTGGCGGCCAATGATGAAGGCCAGACCCTGGGAGTACGGGGTGTACACAGCCAGTTGCTGCGACTCGATGTGCCGTTGTCTTTTCTCAGTGTCCGCGAGGTGCTCAAGCGCCTGTGTGATGAAGGCGTGATCAACCTCAATGCGGACAAGACCTACAGCCTGCACCCTCGCGCCTGGGAATGGCTGAGCGAATCGAACAAGGATTGA
- a CDS encoding glycosyltransferase — translation MPSLRVACVIPTYNGRKDLDRLLDSLATQTATFDTLIVDSSSSDGTLELAQSRCANVIRIDSKDFNHGGTRQMMVERYPDYDVYVYMTQDAYVEDVDAIANILLPFADPKVGAVCGRQLPHKDANLLAQHARLFNYPPTSRIKTLEDAATLGIKTPFMSNSFAAYRREALLATGGFPRHVILSEDMYVTARMLLDGWKIAYEGSAVCRHSHNYSLREEFCRYFDIGVFQSRESWIYETFGGIAGEGMRYVKSELAFLGKRRFLLWPLSFIRNALKLLAYKLSKQEKRLPNALKKKLGMHKRYWDSPYADSSRD, via the coding sequence ATGCCGTCTTTGAGAGTGGCTTGTGTCATTCCGACCTACAACGGGCGCAAGGATCTGGACCGCCTGCTGGATTCGCTGGCGACCCAGACCGCGACCTTCGACACCCTGATCGTTGATTCCAGCTCGTCGGATGGCACGCTGGAACTGGCACAGTCACGCTGCGCCAATGTGATCCGTATCGACAGCAAGGACTTCAACCACGGCGGCACCCGGCAGATGATGGTCGAGCGCTACCCCGACTACGACGTTTACGTCTACATGACCCAGGATGCCTATGTGGAGGATGTCGACGCCATCGCCAATATTCTGCTGCCGTTTGCCGATCCCAAGGTAGGCGCGGTATGCGGACGGCAGTTGCCTCACAAGGATGCCAACCTGCTGGCGCAGCATGCGCGACTGTTCAATTACCCGCCGACTTCCCGGATCAAGACCCTTGAGGATGCTGCAACGCTGGGCATCAAGACACCGTTCATGTCGAATTCCTTCGCGGCGTATCGTCGTGAGGCGTTGCTGGCGACGGGAGGCTTCCCGCGGCATGTGATCCTCTCCGAAGACATGTACGTCACGGCCAGGATGCTGCTCGATGGCTGGAAAATCGCTTACGAAGGTTCGGCGGTGTGCAGGCATTCCCACAACTACAGCCTGCGGGAAGAGTTTTGTCGTTACTTCGATATTGGCGTGTTCCAGTCTCGGGAATCCTGGATCTACGAAACCTTTGGCGGCATTGCGGGCGAGGGGATGCGCTATGTGAAATCAGAGCTGGCCTTTCTGGGCAAGCGTCGCTTTCTGCTGTGGCCACTGTCTTTCATTCGCAACGCCCTCAAGCTGCTGGCCTACAAACTGAGCAAGCAGGAAAAGCGTTTGCCCAATGCCCTCAAGAAAAAGCTCGGCATGCACAAACGGTATTGGGACAGCCCGTATGCCGACAGTTCTCGCGACTGA
- a CDS encoding pseudouridine synthase, protein MSESVFVAAHNQASTLYLPPGPWTTVLDCLCARFTAISREQWLDRIARGRVLDGNGMPVSPDLAYREGLKIHYFREVPNETPIPVVETILYADEHLVVADKPHFLPVTPAGEYVEQTLLRRLIHRLGNPDLVPLHRIDRHTAGLVLFSANRQSRSAYQALFPTRKIDKRYEAIAPALPGLEFPRLHKSRLVDGEPFFRMQEGPGASNTETRIEVCERNGELWRYGLYPVTGKKHQLRVHMAALGAAICNDPFYPDVIKDAVDDYDRPLKLLAQGLRFIDPVSGEPRQFESLLKLDW, encoded by the coding sequence ATGTCCGAGTCCGTTTTTGTTGCCGCCCATAACCAAGCCAGCACCCTCTATCTGCCGCCTGGCCCCTGGACGACGGTACTCGACTGCCTGTGCGCGCGATTCACGGCCATCAGCCGCGAGCAGTGGCTGGACCGCATCGCCCGTGGCAGGGTGCTGGATGGCAACGGCATGCCTGTTTCCCCCGATCTGGCTTATCGGGAAGGCCTGAAGATTCACTATTTTCGCGAAGTCCCGAACGAAACACCGATCCCGGTCGTAGAAACGATTCTGTATGCCGACGAGCATCTGGTGGTAGCCGACAAGCCCCATTTCCTGCCGGTTACGCCGGCTGGCGAGTATGTCGAGCAAACCCTGCTGCGGCGTCTGATTCACCGGTTGGGCAACCCGGATCTGGTTCCGCTGCATCGCATCGACCGGCACACCGCCGGGCTGGTGCTGTTTTCGGCCAACAGGCAAAGCCGCTCGGCTTATCAGGCGCTGTTTCCCACTCGCAAGATCGACAAGCGTTACGAAGCCATCGCGCCTGCGCTGCCCGGGCTCGAATTTCCTCGTCTGCACAAGAGCCGACTGGTGGATGGCGAGCCGTTTTTCCGCATGCAGGAAGGGCCAGGGGCAAGCAATACCGAGACCCGCATCGAAGTCTGCGAGCGCAACGGGGAGTTGTGGCGTTACGGGCTGTATCCGGTGACCGGCAAGAAGCACCAGTTGCGCGTCCACATGGCGGCGCTCGGCGCGGCGATCTGCAATGACCCGTTCTATCCCGACGTCATCAAGGATGCAGTCGACGATTACGACCGGCCATTGAAACTGCTAGCCCAGGGGCTGCGCTTCATCGACCCGGTGAGCGGGGAACCACGCCAGTTCGAGAGCCTGTTGAAGCTGGACTGGTAG
- a CDS encoding FecR family protein, protein MSAPNLSEAEYDAITDAAAHWCMRLHADDCTDAERKVFNQWLNAHPQHAIEYQAMLEIWDISEQVTPVNPAPVIELKPQAPTAPSYRKRSRRHYAVAATIAALAIPLAGIIGWNQGWIPNAYDTYETLDATRVVTMADGSRVELNLGTQLTYANYKDRRSVTLKKGEAFFEVSHDSTHPFVVRAGQGSVKVTGTRFNVWMYQEQVRVMLVDGSVQVCSDRSQPGAGYRLEPGMQASYKPGDFQPKISETHSGDTSLAWRNGKLIFNDLPLSQALPLINRYLPTPILLADNATGAIRLGGSYNTQDMSNLLASLPKVLPVFVTRNQEGNPVLNKRSSATPKG, encoded by the coding sequence ATGAGCGCCCCCAACCTCAGCGAAGCAGAATATGACGCAATCACCGATGCCGCCGCGCATTGGTGCATGCGCCTGCATGCCGATGACTGCACGGATGCGGAGCGAAAGGTTTTCAATCAGTGGCTCAATGCTCATCCACAGCATGCGATCGAATACCAGGCAATGCTGGAGATATGGGATATTTCCGAGCAGGTCACGCCCGTCAATCCAGCCCCGGTGATCGAACTCAAGCCACAAGCGCCGACGGCTCCGTCCTACCGCAAACGCTCGCGCCGTCACTACGCCGTTGCTGCCACTATTGCTGCCCTGGCCATTCCTCTGGCAGGCATTATCGGCTGGAATCAAGGCTGGATTCCCAACGCTTACGACACCTACGAAACCCTGGACGCCACTCGGGTCGTCACCATGGCCGACGGTAGCCGTGTGGAGCTGAATCTGGGCACGCAACTGACTTACGCCAATTACAAGGATCGGCGCAGCGTCACCCTGAAAAAGGGCGAGGCGTTCTTTGAAGTCAGCCATGACAGCACTCACCCGTTCGTGGTCAGGGCCGGTCAGGGCAGCGTCAAGGTGACGGGCACCCGCTTCAATGTCTGGATGTATCAGGAGCAGGTGCGGGTCATGCTGGTCGACGGTTCGGTGCAGGTCTGCAGTGACCGTTCGCAGCCGGGCGCCGGTTATCGTCTGGAGCCAGGCATGCAGGCCAGTTACAAGCCTGGGGACTTCCAGCCGAAAATCAGTGAAACCCACAGCGGCGACACCAGCCTTGCCTGGCGCAATGGCAAGCTGATCTTCAATGACCTGCCACTGAGCCAGGCATTGCCCTTGATCAACCGCTACCTCCCGACGCCGATCCTGCTGGCGGATAACGCCACGGGCGCCATTCGCCTGGGCGGCAGCTACAACACTCAGGACATGTCGAATCTGCTGGCATCCCTGCCCAAGGTATTGCCGGTATTCGTCACCCGCAATCAGGAAGGCAACCCCGTCCTCAACAAACGCTCTTCGGCAACGCCCAAAGGCTGA
- a CDS encoding YgdI/YgdR family lipoprotein: protein MKQRTLPAAFLLALGIASLAGCASPTVITLNDGREIQSVDTPHYDEDSGFYEFKQLDGKQTRINKDQVRTVKDL from the coding sequence ATGAAACAACGCACTCTTCCTGCCGCCTTTTTGCTGGCACTGGGTATTGCTTCCCTCGCAGGCTGCGCATCGCCAACTGTAATCACTCTGAATGATGGCCGTGAAATCCAGTCCGTAGACACCCCTCACTACGATGAAGATTCGGGCTTCTACGAGTTCAAGCAACTCGATGGCAAGCAGACCCGCATCAACAAGGATCAGGTACGTACCGTCAAGGATCTGTAA
- a CDS encoding ParD-like family protein, with amino-acid sequence MGLVKISEHMHANLRSASVALSRSINAQAEHWMRIGMLAELHPTLNYSEICQMLIRAEDAGGTVLTAQASDISSVVRVAS; translated from the coding sequence ATGGGGCTGGTAAAGATTTCTGAACACATGCACGCCAATCTGCGCTCGGCCAGCGTGGCCTTGAGCCGTTCGATCAACGCTCAGGCTGAGCACTGGATGCGCATCGGCATGCTTGCCGAGCTTCATCCAACACTCAACTACAGCGAAATCTGTCAGATGCTGATTCGTGCCGAAGATGCGGGCGGCACCGTGCTGACTGCCCAGGCATCCGATATCTCGTCGGTTGTGCGGGTGGCCTCATGA
- the mobA gene encoding molybdenum cofactor guanylyltransferase MobA yields MNVGVTLANCSILLLAGGQGQRMGGRDKGLVQWQGEPLIQHLHRLTRPLTDDLIISCNRNLERYAAYADQLVQDDNTDFCGPLAGIRAALPLARHEYLLVLPCDAPLIDNALLQALHNTALEHPNHPVMVREGEHWQPLICIIPTLHAEALERAWQSGERSPRRAMAPLQPVALQLETGDPRLANLNTPELLSQINEQAQ; encoded by the coding sequence ATGAATGTTGGCGTCACATTGGCGAACTGCTCGATCCTGCTGCTGGCCGGAGGTCAGGGACAACGCATGGGCGGGCGTGACAAAGGCCTTGTGCAATGGCAGGGCGAGCCGCTGATTCAGCACCTGCATCGCCTGACACGTCCCTTGACCGATGACCTGATCATTTCCTGCAATCGCAATCTGGAGCGTTACGCCGCTTACGCCGATCAACTGGTTCAGGACGATAATACCGACTTCTGCGGGCCTCTGGCCGGTATCCGCGCCGCCCTGCCCCTTGCCCGGCACGAATACCTGCTGGTACTGCCCTGCGACGCGCCGCTGATCGATAACGCCTTGCTGCAGGCGCTGCACAACACGGCACTGGAACACCCGAACCATCCGGTCATGGTCCGCGAAGGCGAACACTGGCAACCCCTGATCTGCATTATTCCGACCCTCCATGCCGAGGCGCTGGAACGTGCATGGCAGAGCGGTGAACGCAGCCCGCGCAGGGCCATGGCGCCCCTGCAACCCGTGGCCTTGCAACTGGAGACTGGCGACCCGCGACTGGCCAATCTGAATACTCCCGAATTGCTGAGTCAGATCAATGAACAGGCTCAATGA